One window from the genome of Phycisphaerae bacterium encodes:
- a CDS encoding HDIG domain-containing protein has translation MTRDQAWTLLNQYTKSDSLIKHALAVEAAMAYYAERFGEDVETWRVVGLLHDFDYERWPRQPEHTREGARILRERGVDEEIVGAILSHAESNRADYPLDRPIRKVLTAVDELCGFITAVAYVRPERLTGMTPKSVRKKLKQPSFAAAVSREDIARGAELVGLDLDEHMSNVIAAMQRASKELGLA, from the coding sequence ATGACCCGCGACCAAGCCTGGACGTTGCTCAACCAGTACACCAAGTCCGATTCGCTCATCAAGCATGCTCTGGCCGTCGAGGCCGCCATGGCATACTACGCAGAACGGTTCGGCGAGGATGTCGAGACCTGGCGGGTCGTCGGTCTGCTTCACGATTTCGACTATGAGCGCTGGCCCCGGCAGCCTGAGCACACGCGAGAGGGAGCCAGGATCCTGCGCGAACGCGGCGTCGACGAGGAGATTGTCGGCGCGATTCTCTCTCATGCCGAGTCCAACCGCGCCGACTACCCCCTGGACCGCCCCATCCGGAAGGTGCTGACGGCGGTCGACGAGCTGTGCGGCTTCATCACCGCCGTCGCGTATGTCCGCCCCGAGCGCCTGACCGGGATGACGCCCAAGAGCGTGCGAAAGAAGCTCAAGCAGCCGTCTTTCGCCGCCGCCGTGAGTCGCGAAGATATCGCCAGGGGCGCCGAACTGGTCGGATTGGACCTCGACGAACACATGAGCAACGTCATCGCGGCCATGCAACGCGCGTCCAAGGAGCTTGGCTTAGCGTGA
- a CDS encoding sulfatase — MIRAFHWLMTAALFCLASAAIGAERKPNIVFILADDLGWTDLGCMGSKYYETPHIDRLASQGTKFLNHHHCQNCTPTRAALMSGQYPPRTGVYTVGSLERGKAEHRRMAVPQNQTDLPLDRRTIADQLKAAGYATAMFGKWHIGQQGQYHPAQRGFDEAIVSMGRHFNFVTHPPVTYPPGTYLADFLTDKAVDFITRHKDKPFFLYLPHFAVHTPHEAKKDLFARFKDKAPAGGHGDPTYAAMIYSVDESVGRMMARLDELKLADNTIVIFSSDNGGVGGYEEIGGKGITSNAPLRGGKGMLYEGGVRVPFIVRWPGNTRPGTTCNEPTIHVDVYATLLELAGAPKPPQTLDGESMVALFKDPAAKLKRDAIYTHFPGYLEGYGTGKWRTAPVGTIQMGDWKLLEFFETGRLELYNLRDDPGEKNDLAERMPERVRELHARLAEWRKSTNAAMPK, encoded by the coding sequence GTGATTCGAGCATTCCATTGGCTGATGACAGCCGCGTTGTTCTGTCTCGCATCCGCTGCGATCGGGGCGGAGCGCAAGCCCAATATCGTCTTCATCCTGGCCGATGATCTCGGCTGGACGGACCTCGGCTGCATGGGGTCCAAGTACTACGAAACGCCGCACATCGATCGACTCGCCTCGCAGGGCACGAAATTCCTCAATCACCATCACTGTCAGAACTGCACGCCGACCCGGGCAGCCCTGATGTCCGGCCAGTACCCGCCTCGCACCGGTGTATACACGGTCGGCTCTCTGGAGCGAGGAAAGGCCGAACATCGAAGGATGGCCGTACCGCAAAACCAGACTGACTTGCCCCTCGATCGCCGCACCATCGCCGACCAGCTCAAAGCCGCCGGTTATGCCACCGCGATGTTCGGCAAGTGGCACATCGGTCAACAAGGTCAATACCATCCGGCCCAGCGCGGCTTCGACGAAGCAATCGTCAGCATGGGCCGGCACTTCAACTTCGTCACCCACCCACCCGTGACCTATCCGCCCGGCACATACCTGGCCGACTTCCTCACCGACAAGGCCGTTGATTTCATTACCCGGCACAAGGACAAGCCGTTCTTTCTCTACCTGCCGCACTTCGCCGTGCATACGCCGCACGAGGCGAAAAAGGACTTATTCGCCAGGTTCAAGGACAAGGCCCCCGCAGGCGGCCACGGCGACCCGACATATGCGGCCATGATCTACAGCGTCGACGAGAGCGTCGGTCGGATGATGGCCAGGCTCGACGAGCTCAAACTCGCCGACAACACAATAGTCATATTCTCGTCGGACAACGGCGGAGTGGGCGGCTATGAGGAGATCGGCGGCAAAGGCATCACATCGAACGCTCCGCTCCGCGGCGGTAAGGGTATGCTTTACGAAGGCGGCGTGCGCGTGCCCTTCATCGTCCGCTGGCCGGGAAATACCAGACCGGGCACAACCTGCAACGAGCCGACCATTCACGTAGACGTGTACGCGACGTTGCTCGAACTGGCCGGCGCCCCCAAGCCGCCGCAAACCCTCGACGGTGAGAGCATGGTCGCGCTGTTCAAGGATCCGGCCGCTAAGCTCAAGCGAGACGCCATTTACACGCATTTCCCTGGATATCTGGAGGGCTATGGCACGGGCAAGTGGCGCACCGCGCCTGTGGGCACAATACAGATGGGAGACTGGAAACTGCTCGAGTTCTTCGAGACCGGCCGACTGGAACTGTACAACCTGCGCGACGATCCGGGTGAGAAAAACGATCTCGCGGAGAGGATGCCCGAGCGCGTTCGCGAATTGCACGCTCGCCTGGCCGAATGGCGAAAGTCGACCAACGCCGCTATGCCCAAGTAA
- a CDS encoding radical SAM protein, with protein MSKKPEPTLFGSSERPAEPKAGPHGVAVREVECRKLLNRCGIDDFSFNCYVGCGHGCGYCYARFMQRFRPHDEEWGRFVDVRVNAVAALTRQLRRLEPGSVFTCSACDGWQPIEAHYRLTRECCRLLVATGFQLNILTKSKLVLRDLDILTGGRVQIGVTITTPDENWAAIWEPGASTVAERIEILRQAKAAGMCTAVMFGPLLPGISDTDEALARLFAMAAEMGVDRIWTDLLNPRSRVWPAVQQVLRHHCPELYDHYQRVLFHAAFRRHYERRLNARIRKAAQVAGVAERLT; from the coding sequence ATGAGCAAAAAGCCCGAACCGACACTGTTCGGCTCCTCGGAGCGGCCGGCAGAACCGAAGGCAGGTCCGCACGGTGTCGCCGTTCGCGAGGTTGAGTGCCGCAAGCTGCTGAATCGCTGCGGCATCGACGACTTCTCGTTTAACTGCTACGTCGGTTGCGGGCATGGGTGCGGTTACTGCTATGCGCGGTTCATGCAACGATTCCGCCCGCACGACGAGGAGTGGGGGCGGTTCGTCGATGTCCGCGTGAACGCGGTTGCGGCTTTGACACGGCAGCTTCGGCGGCTGGAGCCGGGGTCGGTGTTCACCTGCAGCGCGTGCGACGGGTGGCAGCCGATCGAGGCACACTATCGCCTGACGCGCGAGTGCTGCCGCCTGCTCGTTGCGACCGGGTTCCAACTCAACATCCTGACCAAGAGCAAGCTGGTGCTGCGCGATCTCGACATTCTGACCGGCGGGCGTGTTCAGATCGGTGTAACCATCACCACGCCGGACGAGAACTGGGCGGCTATCTGGGAGCCGGGGGCGTCAACCGTTGCCGAGCGGATCGAGATTCTTCGGCAGGCCAAGGCTGCGGGTATGTGCACGGCGGTGATGTTCGGGCCTCTGCTGCCGGGCATCAGCGACACCGACGAGGCTCTGGCGAGGTTGTTTGCGATGGCGGCCGAGATGGGCGTGGACCGGATCTGGACCGACCTGCTCAATCCGCGTTCGCGCGTCTGGCCGGCCGTTCAGCAGGTCTTACGTCACCACTGTCCCGAGCTTTATGACCACTATCAGAGAGTTTTATTTCACGCTGCTTTTCGACGTCATTACGAGCGCCGGCTCAATGCCCGCATCCGCAAGGCCGCCCAAGTGGCGGGAGTGGCTGAGCGCCTGACGTAG
- a CDS encoding alpha-L-rhamnosidase N-terminal domain-containing protein produces MSGPNDISRRGFLVGSATAGASLALMQGCSLTTSQDTGDNMLVLPQGNEPPVRLPDLNPARWIWYPSQRCLQNTFVLFRRNVSLVGKPKKATGWISADSRYLLTVNGKRIQWGPSPCDPRWLEADPIDLTGSLQSGENVIGATVLFYGVGEGTWPAGKPGFLFRLEIEYADGRVETVISDENWRAHLCRAWLPGHYKRDFCRTLQEEFDARLYPYGWDTVEFKPDHDWLAAMPLHCSPNDPPVCADYPDYLHGFHGESHACELRARSTALLKEYMVPAVDLSESLWLTWKRSPEEYFEFGVPGAFDVDRSLAFTEGGPGEWHVQLDGRRGAVLTFELAEQVIGWPGFTIEAPAGTVIELLVHEAHEIGGPPLLNTHWNSWGRFVCREGVNRFETFDFESVRWLQLHIHGATGKVTVGDVHVRRRIFPWPHQVSVQVDEPELQRLIGATVNTINNSCQETCVDGMARERQQYSGDCGHQLHALHLAFGETTLPRRFITTFSQGQAPDGYFLDCWPAYDRLARMMERTVGLAGWGPLIDHGIGFNFDCWYHYLYTGNLKDLDEPYPRLLRFCDYLTTIRDERGLLKVEGLGIPCVWIDHVAYQKQHHKQCALNLYAAAMLQHALPLICRAFGDRQRAERAEAFGRELLDAAVKTFWSCKHQTFVANLPWLTQEKDVRLCDRSLATAILFDQCPDGQTDASLRALVDCPKNMGFSYPANACWRLWALGKMGRADVILKDLRERWATMDSVLLNNTLQEDWKVTADSGSQWSHCPVSPLFVLYMSIAGIKPLEPGFGRCEIRPQLADLRELSLTARTVRGPVEFASKGIQGDREITISLPPRMEGELVLPEAERVDLEPISPPAVGRRRFRLPAGKAVKLHLRQT; encoded by the coding sequence ATGAGTGGACCGAACGATATTTCCCGCCGAGGTTTTCTCGTTGGTTCGGCGACGGCCGGGGCTTCCCTGGCGCTGATGCAGGGCTGCTCGCTCACGACCTCGCAAGACACGGGTGACAACATGCTTGTTCTACCGCAGGGGAATGAGCCGCCTGTTCGGTTGCCCGACCTGAATCCCGCGCGATGGATCTGGTATCCGTCGCAGCGCTGTCTGCAGAACACGTTTGTGCTGTTCCGGCGGAACGTCAGCCTTGTCGGCAAGCCGAAGAAGGCGACGGGCTGGATCAGCGCCGACAGCCGGTACCTGCTGACGGTGAATGGCAAGCGGATTCAGTGGGGGCCGTCGCCGTGTGATCCGCGGTGGCTGGAGGCCGATCCAATCGATCTGACCGGTTCGCTGCAAAGCGGCGAGAACGTGATCGGCGCGACCGTCCTGTTCTACGGCGTCGGCGAAGGGACCTGGCCGGCGGGCAAACCGGGTTTCCTGTTCCGCCTGGAAATCGAGTACGCCGATGGTCGGGTCGAAACGGTCATTTCGGACGAGAATTGGCGTGCCCATTTGTGTCGGGCATGGCTGCCGGGTCACTACAAGCGGGATTTCTGCCGGACGCTGCAAGAGGAGTTCGACGCCCGCCTGTATCCCTACGGTTGGGACACGGTCGAGTTCAAGCCCGATCATGATTGGCTCGCGGCTATGCCGTTGCATTGTTCGCCCAACGATCCGCCGGTCTGTGCCGACTATCCGGATTACCTGCACGGTTTCCACGGCGAGTCCCACGCCTGCGAACTGCGCGCTCGAAGCACCGCGCTGCTGAAGGAATACATGGTGCCCGCGGTGGATCTCTCCGAATCGCTGTGGCTGACCTGGAAACGGTCGCCGGAGGAGTACTTTGAATTCGGCGTTCCGGGCGCGTTCGACGTGGACCGCAGCCTGGCGTTCACGGAGGGCGGTCCCGGCGAGTGGCACGTCCAGCTTGACGGCCGGCGCGGCGCGGTACTCACGTTCGAGCTGGCCGAACAGGTGATCGGCTGGCCGGGCTTTACCATCGAGGCCCCGGCGGGCACCGTGATCGAACTGCTCGTGCACGAGGCCCACGAAATCGGCGGCCCGCCGTTGCTCAACACGCACTGGAACAGTTGGGGCCGCTTTGTCTGCCGCGAGGGTGTGAATCGCTTTGAGACTTTCGACTTCGAGTCGGTTCGCTGGCTGCAACTGCACATTCACGGCGCTACGGGCAAGGTCACCGTCGGCGACGTCCATGTGCGCCGGAGGATCTTCCCGTGGCCGCATCAGGTCTCGGTTCAGGTTGACGAGCCCGAGTTGCAGCGGCTGATCGGGGCGACCGTCAACACGATCAACAACTCGTGCCAGGAGACGTGCGTGGACGGCATGGCCCGCGAGCGGCAACAGTACAGCGGTGATTGCGGCCACCAGTTGCATGCTCTGCACCTGGCGTTCGGCGAGACCACGCTGCCCCGCCGTTTCATCACCACATTCAGCCAGGGGCAAGCACCCGACGGCTACTTCCTCGACTGCTGGCCGGCATACGATCGCCTGGCCCGGATGATGGAACGGACCGTCGGCCTGGCCGGCTGGGGGCCGCTGATCGATCATGGAATCGGCTTCAACTTCGACTGCTGGTATCACTACCTGTACACGGGCAACCTGAAGGATTTGGACGAACCGTATCCGCGGTTGTTGCGGTTCTGCGACTATCTTACAACCATTCGCGACGAACGCGGGTTGCTCAAGGTCGAAGGTCTGGGCATTCCCTGTGTCTGGATCGACCACGTGGCCTATCAGAAGCAGCACCACAAGCAGTGCGCGCTGAACCTCTATGCCGCAGCGATGCTCCAGCATGCGCTGCCCTTGATCTGCCGGGCGTTTGGTGATCGTCAGCGGGCGGAGCGGGCCGAGGCGTTCGGGCGTGAACTGCTGGACGCCGCGGTCAAGACGTTCTGGAGCTGCAAGCATCAGACGTTCGTGGCAAATCTGCCGTGGCTGACGCAGGAGAAGGACGTCCGTTTGTGTGATCGTTCATTGGCGACGGCCATACTCTTTGACCAGTGTCCGGACGGGCAGACCGACGCGTCGTTGCGGGCGTTGGTGGATTGTCCGAAGAACATGGGCTTTTCATATCCGGCCAACGCCTGCTGGCGGCTGTGGGCCCTGGGCAAGATGGGGCGGGCGGACGTGATCCTGAAGGATTTGCGCGAGCGGTGGGCAACGATGGATTCCGTGCTGTTGAACAACACGCTCCAGGAGGACTGGAAGGTGACGGCGGACTCGGGCTCGCAGTGGAGCCATTGTCCGGTCTCGCCGCTGTTCGTGTTGTACATGAGTATCGCGGGAATTAAGCCGTTGGAGCCGGGCTTTGGCCGTTGCGAGATCCGGCCGCAACTTGCCGACCTGCGCGAGTTGAGCCTGACCGCCCGCACGGTTCGCGGTCCGGTTGAGTTCGCTTCCAAGGGGATCCAAGGTGACCGGGAGATCACGATTTCGCTGCCGCCGCGGATGGAGGGTGAGCTGGTCCTGCCCGAGGCCGAACGGGTGGACCTGGAGCCGATTTCGCCACCGGCCGTCGGCCGGCGACGCTTCCGGCTGCCAGCGGGCAAGGCGGTCAAGCTTCATCTGCGACAAACGTGA
- a CDS encoding type II toxin-antitoxin system VapC family toxin, with protein sequence MARVYLETSFISACVTDRTDTASLYQRQVSCEWWDTQRSAHDLFVSAEVIIELSGPDFHGRDEALQKIAGIPRLAIGDEVRGLAGLLVQEKVMPAPVAGDAVHVAVATVHGMDYVLSWNVRHLANPNKIEHLQRICRRVGLMPPSIVTPDMLWGSEDES encoded by the coding sequence ATGGCACGTGTGTATCTGGAAACGAGCTTCATCAGCGCCTGCGTGACGGACCGCACGGATACGGCCAGCCTCTATCAGCGGCAGGTCAGTTGCGAGTGGTGGGACACTCAGCGTTCGGCTCACGATTTGTTCGTGTCCGCTGAGGTGATCATTGAATTATCCGGTCCGGATTTCCATGGTCGCGATGAGGCTCTTCAGAAGATTGCAGGGATCCCGCGACTGGCCATTGGTGACGAGGTTCGCGGATTGGCGGGGCTTCTGGTGCAGGAGAAGGTTATGCCCGCACCAGTCGCAGGTGATGCGGTTCACGTTGCCGTCGCCACGGTGCATGGCATGGATTACGTGCTGAGTTGGAACGTCCGCCACCTTGCGAACCCCAATAAGATTGAGCACTTACAGCGGATTTGTCGGCGCGTTGGTTTGATGCCGCCTTCAATTGTCACACCGGACATGCTATGGGGGTCAGAGGATGAATCCTAA
- a CDS encoding response regulator codes for MRVPTVLVVDDCEEDLDLVEHALGDEEFKTYRARSGPDAIGLMMSTRIDMVVLDLDLPEMSGIAVLEVIRYIPRLMRSQVLVMASPEQAHNVQRARELGACGVVSKPLSPEEICLEVRTAFNEATETLVFAGVL; via the coding sequence ATGCGCGTACCCACCGTATTAGTGGTAGACGATTGCGAAGAAGATCTCGACCTGGTTGAGCATGCACTGGGTGACGAGGAGTTTAAGACCTACCGGGCTCGCTCGGGTCCCGATGCGATCGGACTGATGATGAGCACCCGGATCGATATGGTCGTCTTGGATCTCGATCTGCCCGAGATGAGCGGAATCGCCGTTCTGGAGGTGATCCGCTACATCCCCCGGCTGATGCGCTCCCAGGTGCTGGTCATGGCCTCGCCGGAACAGGCCCACAACGTCCAGCGGGCGCGGGAACTCGGCGCTTGCGGGGTGGTGAGCAAGCCGCTATCGCCCGAAGAGATCTGTCTCGAGGTCCGGACGGCATTCAACGAAGCTACTGAAACGCTGGTTTTCGCCGGCGTGCTGTGA